The Gossypium hirsutum isolate 1008001.06 chromosome D02, Gossypium_hirsutum_v2.1, whole genome shotgun sequence region GTTAAGAGCTTGGAGAAGTTGGTTGAGTTCTTGTTCTTGAATAGCCATCCATTCGTGAAAACAACGTTGCAGGATTTGATCATCGCTAGCCATATCTCAACGCTAAATTGAAGCATATGAAGTAGCTTTTTTGGGTTTGTAGCTAATATGTTTAAGCGGTGAGCATATAACAACACAATTAACATGTGAAAAGGATCCAAAAGCTTACAAAAGAATGAACAGAGGGGATGTAAGTGTAGACTTCTGTGTGTTTCtttaaaatctcttcttttttcaCCGGTTTtcattattgttttttattattatattttgcaTTTTGCATCGGTTATTCATTGTATTTGATACTTGAGGATTTTGGGGTGGTGATGGTCCAATGTGGGTTTCAAAATGTAGCAAGATTCCACGATGAACCAAATGGTTGTCATCGCTATAAAACGACACTAGTAATTGATGAGCTGTTCCATGTGATGTGAGTGAACCAGGAAACCTTTAATCACCCTCTACCCATATAAcatcattaatttaattatgatacATATGACGATTTTAACTAAGCTGTTGTATTGTAGCAACGAAGATGTAAATTTGAAAGCCTATAAATGCATTTTTTTCTCTAATGTTCTCTAATGCGGTTATAAAAAATCACATATTTAAGAagcacattcatataactaaatcTGATCATGAGTGTagttagatcaatacaaaattttaaaataattttttaaactcaAGTTCAACAcaaaaaacatgtttaaaattttacccaaacccGACCTAACCCACCCATATTAAACTTCTTTAacttacttttatataaaaacaacttcaaaaaatataatacataaaaatataataaaagaatgaatCAAAACTCAATTCGCACTCAATTCGCATCCTTCATTATAGACTAGGATCATGAAtatcatttctatttattttgctgactctatttatttcaatttctcttCCCTAAATTTACTCCTCTTAAACCCATCGTATAGAAACCTGCAGAAGTGTCAAAAGCtaggaaattaaagaaaaaaagaaagtataGACATCTAATTCAAGTTGAGCCAGGCCTAACCCCAATTCAAAAAAATCCTACTCAAGATCCAATCTGTTTAGAAAACAaaccttattttttgtccaaactcatttttcgagtttatatttttgttcaaacccTTACACTTTTTCAAATAGACCTTCAAACTTGACCAGGTGACTAGTAAAAACGAAGACAGACCCGAACTAAAAAGCGTCCACCCTTACCACCGGGATCAAGCCTCATAATTAATATTACCTCTTAGCCACTGTCAATATGAgataccaataaaaatattaacttcaCAATGAAGAAAATTAACAATGCCGGTTGCATGTTACAGCCAACAAATGAACGGCTGAAACCCAAATGCATGACTGTATACataattaatatgatgattatatGTGATCATTTCTACAAAAGGCTCCCGAATCtacattcataaacatacaaTTAAGTTCTCAAACTAAAATCCAGAAAGAGTTCTCACAACAGATGAGACACCAAAACCAACCCCAATACAAATGGCAATCCGCAACCACTCTCGGTCATAACCTACTTTGTGGCCTGTGCAATTATATTGCTAATGGAACTGGCCTGCTCTTTCGCGGTCTCCACCAGTGAATCCTACAGTTCAACGAAACAATTCTCTCAGAAAATTGGAAGTTATGACACACGACATGGAGAACGGTttaacaatgaaaaaataaaaattctacctGTGCAGCTATTAAACGTGCAACAGTTTTCTTGCTCGACTCTTGAAGTTCACCAGCAAGTAAGAGTTCATCCAATATATAATAGGCCTTCAATGTCAAATAGCATCAAAGAGTTAAGCAAAGACCTCATTTTAACATCTATGATCTCCTTCTGACAACAATGCTATTTACTTCCAAATACATTTGGAATGaccatttatcatataattcatctATAAGGGGGAAAAAAGAGATGAGCTACAAAATGGTAGACTCAAGTCTACATCAAAATTGCACATGTACCTCCTATTTTCAGAAACCACATTTTGTTCTAAAAATTTAAGCAATTATCAGAGTTCACAAGCAGACATAACACAAACAACTTGTGTTGATGACCAAAAAGACTGATGCAAACGCTAGTTCCTTGAATCATGGAGAAAACAGATTCCAAAacaaaaatgtattaaatttttaGGGAAATAAGTaagtgtttaaaaaaaaaaagcctttTCTCAGAGACATCAGATCCAGCAGTTCCCCATAGAAGAAGGCGAATTCCGACCAATAGAAATCTCAACTACATAATTCCTTTCCTCAAGCACATGGTTAACTTGCCACCACAAGGTTCACATTTTTGGGGGATTTATTTGGCAAGTACCCAGAATGAAAAATTATGGTGCCATGCTGGAAGAAGATGCACCCGAATCAATCAAATGATGGGCGTCAATTCAGCAAGATGCACATTAGGTGCTTCCTAAGGATACTTGAGACCGGAGAAAATCAAGAGACACACTGGTATAGGAGCAAGTATGGAGAATTTAAAGTTTACCgtttacaatttaaataaatgCAAGAGGATATAGAATGGTATGTTAAAGAATGGGAAGAATGGAGCAGTAACGGAATTGGAGGATAATTGCTGCTAAAAATTACATGAATAAGAGCACTTTCAACATAAACTCAAGGATTTAGATGTAAATTGttctggaaaaaaaaaaaggaaagataaCCCTAACAACAGGTACATGGAAAGCACAGTAACTGTACCTTATGGAAGTTGAAGATTAAATCCAATTCACAGACctgtataaaaaattaattcacaaTCAGATAAAATATAGTGGAACAATAAGAAATCAACGAAAAGTCAATTTTTACTTCACTCACACTGCCAAAGTATCGATCAAGTATCTCAACAAAGTGATGAATGATTTCTAGAACCTCTAATTCGTTGTCATCCTGATCAATGCACATGCAGAAGTAAAGACTAGCATATCTGTGCATAATTTATCCAAACTCAGTTGATAAATCTCTGAAACAGTCAAGTACATTATTAATAAAACAAGTCTCACAGGCATATTGTAGTATAACCTTTTATAAACAACTTTAAATCCTCTCCAATCCACAAAATTACAGAGTTTTGGCCCTCTATTGAGAATCACCCCACCGAGCTCACGGAtaaccttctcaaaatgcatTGTTATAAAGCATTAATATAATGAAGACAAAACCAGCTTCAAAAAAAGCACTAACAAAGTACTAAAGACAGAAAAGTGCACAAGATTCTTGtaatttataaagaaattttCCTTTCAGTCAAACTAtacaaaaataatcaattaagttaTTCAAGTGTGCTAGCCATACCTTTGTTCTTTCCTTCTGAGAATAAGGAGAATACCATTTTGTCAACCTAACTTTCCCTTGTCGACTAATTAAAAGTACAAAGTGAATCTGAAACACAAAAGAGGCTCATAGGTTATAGATAACAGCACTACAATAAGTCAACAACCTAAAGATGAAGATTGATTCTAGGTTTCTAAGGTGAAATTAAACAATTGTAGATGATAAAAAAAAGGAATATATGTCACTGGGACAATCTGATctcgaaattaatacaatttcatTTACTACGAGGGCCGGGAGTCATCTTACAATCAGAAACCATAAACGTAAGCTCCTTTTGTAATCTAAATGAATTTCTAGTTATAGAGCTTGATTAGTAAAATGAAGCTTTTGCCATCCTCTTAGCATGCTTCTTCATGGAAAATCTTTCAACAGCTAAAGTATAAAATATGACATTTTCTTTGTATTGAAAATAACTCTAAAGGGGGGGGGGGAGAAATACGATATCTTCTTTAATATGAATAATGTTACCCTGAAAATAAGGTTTTATCAAACAgaaaattaaacaattataacataGTAAAACTAGAAAAAAGGTCTTACTGTGACAATTAGAACCCAAAATTAATACAAATTCATGGTTTGCTAGCACTATGGGAGCCAGGAATCACCCTATAAAAAATGAGCTAAATCAACATAACGCCTGCAATCATAGCCAATCTTCAAGAAACTATAAATTCAAGCACCTTATGTGATCTATATGATTTTCTAGTTATAGCTTATAGAGTCCAATTAGTAACATGCAGCAGTGGCCATCTTCTAAGCATGCTTCTTTATGGAGATATGTTCAACATCTAAGTATATAAAGCATGACATTTtcttcatataaaaaaataactctaTCCGATGCCCTAAGAAAGGGGGAAAAGGCAATATGCTATCTTCAATGTGATTAATGTCTCACAGAAATGTGAAACCCTTAGAAAAATAAGGTTCTATCAAACAGAAAAATTATAGAAACAGCCAAAATTAAGTAGTCAAACTCGACTATCCCAAAATGCAAAGTATCCATTAAACAGAAATGCTTAAGTACGaattaatatgattaaaaatcagaagaaaaaaaaagaaataagctaGATCTAATAATTAAATCAGACGAACTATCAAAATGAATCAATTAAAGTGAACTATAACAGAAGATAAGCTAacgataaaaaaaaagaaaacatttcagCAGAAACAAGTTGCAGATCCAAAGATAAACGAGAAGGCGCAAAGCTTAGACTCAAACAACAGCATGACGAGGAATTTCATGATCATAACACAATAATAAAATTCAGGATCCGTAAAATTCAAAACCTAATCAGCGTCAATAAGCAAGAAAAAGCAGATCCATGTTTAGCgttggaaaaaaagaagaagaaaagatcgAAATAAGATCATAACCAATTCACCGAATAATCATAAATAAAAGGAGCAAAAATATGAGACAGAGAGATAGTTACCATCCTTGATAATAGCCGAAAGAAAAAGTCCAAATGAAAATCTGGATTCTCCGAAAGCACCGAAGCCAGGATCCCGATTCGGATTTCTGCTGCCGTTGCTGCGCTGCGATTTCTATATTTATATTTGGACAATTTAAAACCTTCATTAACAAAAAGTTCAACCGATTCGAAGCGGATCTGGTAAATTTGGGTTTGGGCTGGCTTAGATAATGGCTAGACCCAATATGAGAAGCAATGAGCGGCCTAACTTTTCACTGTGAAAAAAGTAGACCGGTTCACAGTCCAGGCCGGTTCACAAGACAATCTGAAATATTCTTTCAAtattaaaagttatttattttttattgttgagatggttttatataaatattacttcgattcaaaaaatattagtttttgattGTAAAATAGACGAGTACATCagttattatataaaaaaattatttatgaaaaaaaataaattttataactaaatttaaatttaaaatattttgacaTGTATTCaatttaagttattattttttagtaaattacTTCAAATTAAATACGGgatataattattttcaaaaaaatattgaaaatataattaaattcatGACTTTGGATATAAAGaggaaatatataataaaacatactattaaatataaaatgttataaatctaaaaaaatacattatattGAGAACAATATGAAAATCAAGTTCaaactcataaaaaaataattaattgaatgatcaataatcataactttctttttagggtaaactattaaaTTAGTCAattttgtttaccttaggttacattttagtcacttatgtttgaaatgttacgttttagtcgcTTACATTAACGTGTTATAACATTTTAATCATTGATTTAAGAGGATATGATTTTAAGTGCGTTTAAATGCATACTATTttctgatttaaaaatttgagaaTTATGGATAATTAATAGAAATTgtaccaacaaaaaaaaaaccatagtcCAAAAGATCGTGGATGAGTATCCAAAATCTATTGAAAAGAAGTGATAAAACTAGGTTTGATAAATAGTAATAGTTGCAAactaagtaaaagaaaaagaaaaaattgcaaAACACCTTTAGAGTGTGATTGGGTGAAAAAGTAAAAGGATGGAAGAAAGTTGTCAAAAagtggaaataaaataaattttgaatgtgcTTCTTGGGAAGAAAAGTGAGATCgaggaaagaaaataggagagATAAACATTTTTCATCCTGatgcataaaaatcaaatcttctaaatttaaatgataaaaggagaAAAAATGAGAGAGGGTGTATGTTAGTTCAAAGTTATGCATTTTTCAAATGTTtcatttttctctctctctcatttTTCGGCTCTACCAAGCAATGATGGAAACaaattactttttctttcaatttttccatCTTTCCTATTAAACATATCTatggaaagaaaaatatatatttttcatctttcttcttttccACCCCTTCAATTTTGTATATTTCCAATTTTCTTGCCACCCAACTAAGTAAAGCTTTAAGGTGTGCTTCGTTGGGCCGAAAAGTAAAGAGGCAGAAGGAATGAgtgaaaaagtaaaaagaaaataaatggagttaaaaagaaaagtgagGGGAAAGATTAATCATTTTCTATCCTAATGTATAAACACCAATCTTTCCAAATTGGAATGATAAGAAGAGAAAAATACATGCTagtttaaaattatacatttttcaaaagatttttttttcttttcttttccttttttaactCTACCGAAAAATAGATGgaaaaaaataaatctttttattcattttttctaactttttgaCCGAACACAACTATGGAAATTCTCCACTGCCAACAATGACTCTATATATTAGGGGTGTtcatgtaatggcccaaatttaaggttatcggaatagtggtttcgtaaccacaaatccgatttaaagagaaattattattaatttttttatgatttatcaggtgattagatataagtattag contains the following coding sequences:
- the LOC107908992 gene encoding AP-1 complex subunit sigma-2 → MIHFVLLISRQGKVRLTKWYSPYSQKERTKVIRELGGVILNRGPKLCNFVDWRGFKVVYKRYASLYFCMCIDQDDNELEVLEIIHHFVEILDRYFGSVCELDLIFNFHKAYYILDELLLAGELQESSKKTVARLIAAQDSLVETAKEQASSISNIIAQATK